One segment of Clostridium botulinum DNA contains the following:
- a CDS encoding superoxide dismutase: MFNKIELPYNYDALEPYIDKETVDIHYNKHLQTYVNNLNNILKGHEEFVNEKSLGKILSDVNSIPEEIRQGVINQGGGVFNHNLYFSILSPTPKKAPEGKLLDEINNSFGNLEDLKDKISNAAIGQFGSGYGFLVKDENGKLSVTSVLNQNNPLSNNLIPILCIDVWEHAYYLKYKNLRADYVKNIWNIIDWAKVEDLYMNYSI; the protein is encoded by the coding sequence ATGTTTAATAAAATTGAATTACCATATAATTATGATGCTTTGGAACCATATATAGATAAGGAAACAGTAGATATACATTATAATAAACACCTTCAAACTTATGTAAATAATTTAAACAATATTTTAAAAGGTCATGAAGAATTTGTGAATGAAAAATCACTAGGAAAAATATTATCTGATGTAAATTCTATACCTGAAGAAATTAGACAAGGAGTTATAAATCAAGGTGGTGGAGTATTTAATCATAATTTATATTTTTCTATTCTTTCACCAACACCTAAAAAGGCTCCAGAAGGAAAATTATTAGATGAAATAAATAATAGTTTTGGAAATTTAGAAGATTTGAAAGATAAAATAAGTAATGCTGCAATAGGACAATTTGGATCTGGATATGGATTTTTAGTTAAAGATGAAAATGGTAAATTATCTGTAACAAGTGTATTAAATCAAAATAATCCTCTTAGCAACAATCTTATTCCTATATTATGTATAGATGTTTGGGAACACGCATATTATTTAAAATATAAAAATCTAAGAGCTGATTATGTTAAAAATATTTGGAATATAATTGATTGGGCAAAAGTAGAAGATTTATATATGAATTATTCAATTTAG
- the trpB gene encoding tryptophan synthase subunit beta encodes MDFRTYLKRYPDKNGRFGQYGGAYLTNELIPAFEEIADAYQTICHSSQFISELRRIRKEFQGRPTPVYHCERLSRAIGNCQIYLKREDLNHTGAHKLNHCMGEGLLAKFMGKKRLIAETGAGQHGVALATAAAFFGLECEIHMGEVDIAKQAPNVTRMKILGAKVVPVTHGLKTLKEAVDSAFDSYAKNYKDSIYCIGSALGPHPFPLMVRDFQAVVGYEAKDQFKEMTGFLPDVVTACVGGGSNAAGMFIPFLEEPVDIIGIEPLGRGEKLGDHAASMKYGEKGVMHGFESIMLKDKNGNPAPVYSIASGLDYPSVGPEHAFLRELGRVDYKVINDEEAMEAFFKLSRYEGIIPAIESSHAVAYAMKKAKEMKQGSILVCLSGRGDKDIDYVVEHYGYGEQYFK; translated from the coding sequence ATGGATTTTCGAACATATTTAAAAAGGTATCCAGATAAAAATGGTCGTTTTGGTCAATATGGTGGGGCATATTTAACAAATGAATTAATTCCAGCATTTGAGGAGATTGCTGATGCATATCAAACTATTTGTCATTCTTCACAGTTTATTAGTGAACTTAGAAGAATTCGTAAGGAATTTCAAGGTAGACCTACACCTGTTTATCATTGTGAAAGATTATCTAGAGCAATAGGGAATTGTCAAATTTATTTAAAAAGAGAAGATTTAAATCATACAGGAGCACATAAATTAAATCATTGTATGGGTGAAGGATTACTTGCTAAATTTATGGGGAAAAAGCGTTTGATTGCAGAAACAGGAGCAGGACAACATGGAGTTGCCCTTGCAACAGCTGCTGCATTTTTTGGATTAGAATGTGAAATCCATATGGGAGAAGTAGATATTGCAAAGCAAGCGCCTAATGTGACTAGAATGAAAATATTAGGGGCTAAAGTTGTTCCGGTAACTCATGGTTTAAAAACTTTAAAAGAAGCTGTGGATTCTGCTTTTGATTCATATGCTAAAAATTACAAGGATTCAATTTATTGTATAGGGTCAGCATTAGGGCCACATCCATTTCCACTTATGGTAAGAGATTTTCAAGCTGTTGTTGGATATGAAGCTAAAGATCAATTTAAGGAAATGACAGGTTTTTTACCAGATGTGGTTACTGCGTGTGTAGGTGGTGGAAGCAATGCTGCTGGAATGTTTATACCATTTTTAGAAGAACCAGTTGATATAATTGGAATAGAGCCATTAGGTAGAGGTGAAAAATTAGGCGATCATGCTGCTTCTATGAAGTATGGGGAAAAAGGAGTTATGCATGGATTTGAAAGTATAATGTTAAAAGATAAAAATGGTAATCCGGCACCAGTATATTCTATAGCAAGTGGACTTGATTATCCATCAGTTGGTCCTGAACATGCATTTTTAAGAGAATTAGGACGTGTAGACTATAAAGTTATAAACGATGAAGAGGCTATGGAAGCTTTCTTTAAATTATCAAGATATGAAGGAATTATACCTGCAATTGAAAGTTCACATGCTGTTGCATATGCAATGAAAAAAGCTAAAGAAATGAAACAAGGGTCTATTTTAGTCTGTTTAAGTGGACGTGGTGATAAAGATATTGATTATGTTGTTGAACATTATGGATATGGAGAACAATATTTTAAATAA
- a CDS encoding 3'-5' exonuclease: protein MQLNIEQKRIIANKPNGHSLIKGVVGSGKTTVAVNKIPLLLRHYCPEKDDKVLMITYNKSLKQYVSNIYNKIKDNINIQVNLFDEDNSLKLSIERIDDILIYYFNKYKKENNLMLDIATRKECKIELINAISFVSSLYNDVEIIDPKYFQFIKEEIMWIKACNYNNLEEYQSVDRIGRISNLKNDGPQKLRKNSEKRKAIFEVLLKYNDNLQNINKVDFQDVSLLALEQVKKMPKEKYTHILIDESQDLTRVELEFLKVLYNKKPYSSITFITDEAQSIYPHAWLIKNRSFASLGYDMTGKSNLLSKNYRTTTQIAQAAFSLIDTHKDMLQKDNLVKPKLIDKQGEYPSFRNFENKIEEGLHIVNLVNHNFVSGYKLKDIVIIARLKNQLKDIKKFLQAYNIPCSIFNDNDEIDFLEETVKLVTMHSVKGLEFKVVIIAGLNSKVIPLCPVKNEEEDMDMLEFRERKLLYVGMTRAIEKLFLTSNGMPSKFISDIDDKYLSIKGYRSIRENCK, encoded by the coding sequence ATGCAACTTAATATAGAACAAAAAAGAATAATCGCAAATAAGCCAAATGGTCATTCACTTATAAAAGGGGTAGTAGGTTCAGGTAAAACTACTGTTGCCGTAAATAAAATTCCATTATTATTGAGGCATTATTGCCCAGAGAAAGATGATAAAGTGCTAATGATAACTTATAATAAATCTTTAAAACAGTACGTATCAAATATATATAATAAAATTAAAGATAACATTAATATTCAAGTAAACTTATTTGATGAAGATAATAGTTTGAAATTAAGTATAGAAAGAATAGATGATATACTAATTTACTATTTTAATAAATACAAGAAAGAAAATAATTTAATGCTAGACATTGCTACACGAAAAGAATGTAAAATAGAATTGATTAATGCTATAAGTTTTGTTTCTAGTCTATACAATGATGTTGAGATTATAGATCCAAAGTATTTTCAATTTATAAAAGAGGAAATAATGTGGATTAAAGCGTGTAATTATAATAATCTTGAAGAGTACCAATCAGTTGATAGAATAGGGCGAATAAGCAATTTAAAAAATGATGGACCACAAAAACTTAGAAAAAATTCAGAAAAAAGAAAAGCTATATTTGAAGTTTTATTAAAATATAATGATAATTTACAGAATATAAATAAGGTTGATTTTCAAGATGTATCATTATTAGCATTAGAACAAGTGAAAAAAATGCCAAAAGAAAAATATACTCATATATTAATTGATGAAAGTCAGGATTTAACCAGAGTAGAATTAGAATTCCTAAAGGTTTTATATAATAAAAAACCATATTCAAGTATAACTTTTATTACTGATGAAGCACAAAGTATATATCCTCATGCATGGCTTATTAAGAACCGTTCATTTGCTAGCTTGGGATATGATATGACAGGAAAATCTAATTTATTAAGTAAAAATTATAGAACAACAACACAAATAGCACAAGCAGCATTTAGTTTAATTGATACCCATAAAGATATGCTTCAAAAAGATAATTTAGTTAAACCTAAGTTGATAGACAAGCAAGGGGAGTATCCAAGCTTTAGAAATTTTGAAAATAAGATTGAAGAAGGACTGCATATAGTTAATTTAGTAAATCATAATTTTGTATCAGGATATAAATTAAAAGATATAGTTATAATTGCAAGATTGAAAAATCAATTAAAAGATATTAAGAAGTTTTTACAAGCCTATAATATACCGTGTTCAATATTTAACGACAATGATGAAATAGATTTTTTAGAAGAGACAGTAAAACTTGTAACTATGCACTCTGTAAAAGGTCTTGAATTTAAGGTTGTTATAATAGCTGGACTTAATTCAAAAGTTATACCATTGTGTCCTGTAAAAAATGAAGAAGAAGATATGGACATGTTAGAATTTAGAGAAAGAAAGTTACTTTATGTTGGTATGACAAGAGCTATAGAAAAACTATTTTTAACATCAAATGGAATGCCGTCTAAATTTATATCCGATATAGATGATAAATACTTATCAATAAAAGGGTATAGAAGTATAAGAGAAAATTGTAAATAA
- a CDS encoding zinc ribbon domain-containing protein YjdM encodes MNTLPNCPKCNSEYTYEDGNLFICPECSYEWTLESEKQAAEATLVKDANGNILNDGDSVTVIKDLKVKGSSSSIKIGTKVKNIRLVDGDHNIDCKVDGFGAMQLKSEFVKKI; translated from the coding sequence ATGAATACTTTACCAAATTGTCCGAAGTGTAATTCAGAATATACTTATGAAGATGGAAATCTATTTATTTGCCCAGAATGTTCTTATGAATGGACTTTAGAATCAGAAAAACAAGCTGCAGAAGCAACTTTAGTTAAAGATGCTAATGGAAACATATTAAATGATGGTGATTCTGTAACTGTAATCAAAGACCTTAAAGTAAAAGGGAGTTCATCATCTATAAAAATAGGAACTAAGGTTAAAAATATACGTTTAGTTGATGGAGATCATAATATTGATTGTAAGGTTGATGGTTTTGGAGCTATGCAATTAAAATCTGAATTTGTTAAAAAAATATAA
- a CDS encoding Crp/Fnr family transcriptional regulator — MEESDFVSNVREKDLKEFYKIYKVLEYIDQENNKIISKKARFRILDADEYISSGNCTCEGIIFVINGTIKIQRLNENGEETNLFNIKKGELCHEALSCLLNFKSLSIIGKALQQSKICIIPFEIVTEYLFKNSEFLKYMYKDIYSKLNTVIEKKEEKRHDSLETRIAKLLISKKSKVVYSTHKELAFEIDSTREVISRKLKKFEQMGYVNLERGKIIILKDLNEFLK, encoded by the coding sequence ATGGAAGAAAGTGATTTTGTAAGTAATGTTAGAGAAAAAGACCTAAAAGAATTTTATAAAATCTATAAAGTTTTAGAGTATATTGATCAAGAAAATAATAAAATAATAAGTAAAAAAGCAAGATTTAGAATATTAGATGCTGATGAGTATATATCATCTGGAAATTGTACCTGTGAGGGGATCATATTTGTTATAAATGGAACAATAAAAATACAGAGACTAAATGAAAATGGAGAAGAAACAAATCTTTTTAATATTAAGAAAGGGGAACTATGTCATGAGGCATTAAGTTGTCTTTTGAATTTTAAATCATTAAGTATTATAGGAAAGGCACTTCAGCAATCTAAAATATGCATAATTCCTTTTGAAATAGTAACAGAATATTTATTTAAAAATAGTGAATTTTTGAAATATATGTATAAAGATATATATAGCAAATTGAATACTGTCATAGAAAAAAAAGAAGAAAAGAGGCATGATTCACTAGAAACTAGAATTGCTAAGTTACTTATAAGTAAGAAAAGCAAAGTTGTATATAGTACACATAAAGAACTTGCTTTTGAAATCGATTCTACTAGAGAAGTTATTAGTAGAAAGTTAAAGAAATTTGAGCAAATGGGATATGTAAATTTAGAACGAGGAAAAATAATTATTTTGAAGGATTTAAATGAATTTTTAAAGTAA
- a CDS encoding GNAT family N-acetyltransferase — MSLKIRNESKKDYKTIYLLVKDAFKTAEHSDGNEHNLIDTLRTSESYIPELSLLAEIDEKIVGYIMFTKLFIENQNGKFESLALAPLAVHPQYQDIGIGSKLIIEGLNIAKNLGFKSAIVLGSEKYYPKFGFKEASDFGIKAPFEVPSENFMVIELQENALKDINGNVIYAKEFFE; from the coding sequence ATGAGTTTAAAAATAAGAAACGAAAGTAAAAAGGATTATAAAACTATTTATTTATTAGTTAAAGATGCATTTAAAACTGCTGAACATTCTGATGGAAATGAACATAACTTAATAGATACGCTTAGAACTTCTGAAAGCTATATTCCAGAACTTTCATTATTAGCAGAAATTGATGAAAAAATAGTTGGATATATTATGTTTACAAAGTTATTTATAGAAAATCAAAATGGGAAATTTGAATCATTAGCTTTAGCTCCTTTAGCAGTGCATCCTCAGTATCAAGACATTGGTATTGGTTCTAAGTTAATTATAGAGGGCTTAAATATTGCTAAAAACCTAGGTTTTAAATCTGCTATTGTTCTTGGAAGTGAAAAATATTATCCAAAGTTCGGCTTTAAAGAAGCCTCAGATTTTGGAATAAAAGCACCTTTTGAAGTTCCTAGTGAAAACTTTATGGTAATTGAACTTCAAGAAAATGCCCTTAAAGATATCAATGGAAATGTAATTTATGCTAAAGAATTCTTTGAATAA
- a CDS encoding FAD-dependent oxidoreductase — translation MKKKILIVGGVAGGASAAARLRRNSEEDEIIMFEKGPHVSFSNCALPYHLSGVIDSPNRLVLMSPEKFISQYNIKARVNNEVISINRKDKNVDVKDLMSGEVYKESYDKLILSPGAHPIVPNIPGIKKVNVFTIRNVVDIDKLNRYLKEINSNDVAVIGGGYIGVEVAENLRKAEFNVSLIEATKQILKPFDYDMVQILHKEIYDNGVNLIVGDKVERFEEDTIFLSSGKKVNASAVVMAIGVTPEVTLAKEAGIELGETGAIKVDKNYKTNDDSIYAVGDVIEVYNSLTHSMTKLSLAGPAQKAARSVADNINNKSTINKGYIGSSALKVFNYNGASTGLNESLIKALNMNINYDIVNIILNDKVGIMPDSSPIHFKMVYEVPTGKILGAQAIGKGDVTKRIDIIATAIKFGGTVEDLKDLELCYAPPFSTAKDVVNYAGYVGSNLLNNDFKQVNIDKVRELVENNAVIIDVRERREYENGHIKNSKNIPLSELRERVNEIPKDAPVYLHCRTGQRSYNATLALQNLGYTNIYNITGSFLGLSFYEYYNDKTMNRNSIVTEYNFK, via the coding sequence ATGAAAAAGAAAATATTAATAGTAGGTGGAGTTGCGGGAGGAGCCTCAGCAGCTGCAAGGCTTAGAAGAAATAGTGAGGAAGATGAAATAATAATGTTTGAAAAAGGACCTCATGTATCTTTTTCAAATTGTGCACTACCTTATCATTTAAGTGGAGTAATAGATTCTCCTAATAGATTAGTTTTAATGAGTCCAGAAAAATTTATATCACAATATAATATTAAAGCAAGAGTAAATAATGAAGTTATTTCAATTAATAGAAAAGATAAAAATGTAGATGTAAAAGATTTAATGAGTGGAGAAGTTTACAAAGAATCTTATGATAAACTTATTTTATCTCCAGGAGCACATCCAATAGTGCCTAATATACCTGGTATTAAAAAAGTTAATGTTTTTACAATAAGAAACGTAGTTGACATAGATAAATTAAATAGATATTTAAAGGAGATAAATAGTAATGATGTAGCTGTAATTGGTGGTGGTTACATAGGGGTAGAAGTTGCTGAAAATTTAAGAAAAGCAGAATTTAATGTATCACTTATAGAAGCTACTAAACAAATTTTAAAACCTTTTGATTATGATATGGTACAAATACTTCATAAGGAAATTTATGATAATGGTGTAAATTTAATCGTTGGAGATAAGGTTGAGCGTTTTGAAGAAGATACTATATTTTTGTCATCAGGAAAAAAAGTGAATGCAAGCGCAGTTGTTATGGCAATAGGAGTTACACCAGAAGTAACTTTAGCTAAGGAGGCTGGAATAGAACTTGGAGAAACAGGCGCAATAAAAGTAGATAAAAATTATAAAACAAATGATGATAGTATTTATGCTGTAGGTGATGTAATTGAAGTGTACAATTCTCTTACTCATTCTATGACTAAATTATCACTAGCTGGGCCAGCTCAAAAGGCAGCAAGGAGTGTAGCAGATAATATAAATAATAAAAGTACAATAAATAAAGGGTATATAGGATCATCAGCTCTAAAGGTATTTAACTATAATGGAGCATCAACAGGATTAAATGAATCATTAATAAAAGCACTTAATATGAACATAAATTATGATATAGTGAACATAATTCTTAATGACAAAGTTGGAATAATGCCAGATTCTTCGCCAATACATTTCAAAATGGTTTATGAAGTACCAACTGGGAAAATATTAGGTGCTCAAGCTATAGGTAAAGGTGATGTTACTAAAAGAATAGATATAATCGCTACAGCAATAAAATTTGGTGGAACAGTAGAAGATTTAAAAGATTTAGAATTATGTTATGCACCACCATTTTCAACAGCAAAAGATGTTGTTAATTATGCAGGATATGTTGGATCTAATTTACTAAATAATGATTTTAAGCAAGTTAACATAGATAAGGTTAGAGAACTTGTAGAAAATAATGCTGTAATAATAGATGTTAGAGAAAGAAGAGAATATGAAAATGGCCATATAAAGAATTCGAAAAATATACCATTAAGTGAACTTAGAGAAAGAGTCAATGAAATACCAAAAGATGCACCGGTATACCTTCATTGTAGAACAGGGCAAAGAAGTTATAATGCAACTTTAGCACTTCAAAATTTAGGATATACTAACATTTATAATATAACAGGAAGTTTTTTAGGACTATCTTTTTATGAGTATTATAATGATAAGACTATGAATAGAAATAGTATTGTTACAGAATATAATTTTAAATAA
- a CDS encoding rhodanese-like domain-containing protein, whose translation MFGFLKRENEKVINVNDIDDLIGKVELIDIREDYEYKNGSIKSAKNIPMGILLNEPNKYLNKDKEYYIMCQSGGRSARTCSRLRKQGYDVINVSGGVGSYIGSKKR comes from the coding sequence ATGTTTGGATTTTTAAAAAGAGAGAATGAAAAAGTGATTAATGTTAATGATATTGATGATTTAATAGGAAAAGTTGAACTTATTGATATTAGAGAAGATTATGAATATAAAAATGGAAGCATAAAATCTGCTAAAAATATTCCAATGGGTATCCTTTTAAATGAACCTAATAAATATTTAAATAAAGATAAAGAATATTACATAATGTGTCAATCAGGTGGAAGAAGTGCAAGAACATGTAGTAGGCTTAGAAAACAGGGATATGATGTTATCAATGTTTCTGGAGGGGTAGGCTCTTATATTGGTTCAAAAAAGAGGTAA
- a CDS encoding MarR family winged helix-turn-helix transcriptional regulator, translating to MMELNECINFLLTRSQQVVFQSLKSRLAKFDVTPVQYGILKCLWDEEYLLPKQIAEALSLDSSTITGLLDRMENKGLIERVHNKNDRRTFNVIVTEEGLKHRKEIEQVIEELNNDFLEKFSAEEKKSLKDSLRVIAKI from the coding sequence ATGATGGAGTTAAATGAATGTATAAATTTTTTACTTACAAGATCACAACAAGTAGTATTTCAAAGTTTGAAATCAAGACTTGCTAAGTTTGATGTGACACCTGTACAGTATGGAATACTTAAATGTCTTTGGGATGAAGAGTATTTATTACCAAAGCAAATTGCAGAAGCATTGAGTCTTGATAGTTCAACTATAACAGGTCTATTAGATAGAATGGAAAATAAGGGATTAATAGAAAGAGTTCATAATAAAAATGATCGTAGAACTTTTAATGTTATAGTAACTGAAGAAGGATTAAAACATAGAAAAGAAATAGAGCAAGTTATAGAAGAATTAAATAATGATTTTTTAGAAAAGTTTTCTGCCGAAGAAAAGAAAAGTTTAAAGGATTCATTAAGAGTAATTGCTAAGATTTAA
- a CDS encoding acyl-CoA dehydrogenase family protein, which yields MDFTLTKQQEMIKEMARQFAENELKPRVLENDENSEFPIEAYKKLGKLGFIGIPYPKEYGGAGGDYLSYVLAVEEISKVDASFGISYSVTTSLCSGGIINAASEEQKKKYLPDVLSGKKLGSFGLTEPNAGSDAGGCITTAEKKGDYYILNGSKCFITNGPLSETFLVFALTDKSKGSKGLSAFIVEKEFEGFSIGKIENKCGIKSAQVSELIFENCKVPAENLVGAEGKGFGIAMKALDGGRIGVAAQGLGIAEGAFDIVKQYLKDRQQFGKPLWKNQYLAFKMAELELEIEKAKYILYKAAMDKQEGRTYSVSAAKAKLSFTDVAMKVTVEAVQMLGGNGYMKEYNVERMMRDAKITQIYEGTNEIQKLIISGSIFR from the coding sequence ATGGACTTTACTTTAACAAAACAACAAGAAATGATTAAAGAAATGGCAAGACAATTTGCAGAAAATGAACTTAAACCAAGGGTACTTGAAAATGATGAAAATAGTGAGTTTCCAATTGAAGCATATAAGAAATTAGGAAAGTTAGGCTTTATAGGAATACCGTATCCAAAAGAGTATGGTGGAGCTGGTGGAGATTACTTATCTTATGTTCTAGCAGTGGAAGAAATTTCTAAAGTTGATGCTTCATTTGGTATATCATATTCAGTAACTACATCACTTTGCTCAGGTGGAATTATTAATGCTGCATCTGAAGAGCAAAAGAAAAAATATCTTCCTGATGTACTTTCAGGGAAAAAACTTGGTTCTTTCGGATTAACTGAACCAAATGCAGGATCTGATGCTGGTGGATGCATAACTACAGCAGAGAAAAAAGGAGATTATTATATATTAAATGGGAGCAAGTGTTTTATAACTAATGGCCCGTTATCAGAAACATTTTTAGTATTTGCATTAACTGATAAGAGTAAGGGTTCAAAAGGACTATCAGCATTTATAGTTGAAAAAGAATTTGAAGGATTTTCAATAGGTAAAATAGAAAATAAATGCGGTATAAAATCAGCACAAGTTTCAGAGCTTATATTTGAAAATTGTAAGGTACCAGCAGAAAATTTAGTTGGTGCTGAGGGAAAAGGCTTTGGAATTGCCATGAAAGCTCTTGATGGTGGCAGAATCGGTGTTGCAGCTCAAGGACTTGGAATAGCAGAAGGTGCTTTTGATATAGTGAAACAATACTTAAAAGATAGACAACAATTTGGAAAGCCTTTATGGAAAAATCAATATTTAGCATTTAAAATGGCAGAATTAGAGCTTGAAATTGAAAAAGCTAAATATATTTTGTATAAGGCAGCTATGGATAAACAAGAAGGAAGAACATATTCAGTTTCAGCAGCTAAAGCTAAACTATCTTTTACTGATGTTGCTATGAAAGTTACAGTTGAAGCTGTTCAAATGTTGGGTGGAAATGGTTATATGAAGGAATACAATGTTGAAAGAATGATGAGAGATGCTAAGATTACTCAAATATATGAAGGAACAAATGAAATACAAAAACTAATTATAAGTGGAAGCATATTTAGATAA
- a CDS encoding acyl CoA:acetate/3-ketoacid CoA transferase: MSKVKVLTGEEAVKIINDEDVLVTGGFVGSCAPETLNKSLEKRFLETGHPKNITLVHAAGQGDGKGKGSDHYAHEGMLKRVIAGHWNLAPKLGKLAVENKIEAYNLPQGTISQLFRDIAGKRVGTITHVGLNTFVDPRVSGGKLNEKTKEDIVKIINIEGEEKLLYKSFPINACFLRGSFADSDGNISLEREIATLEDTSIAQACKNSGGKVIVQVEKIVESGTIDPRLVKIPGIYVDAVVVSKPEEHEQSFGCKFNAAATGEIRVPLNSVDKAPLNERKVIARRAAMELKSDTIVNLGIGIPEVISLVANEEGINDYMTLTVEAGPIGGIPQGGTAFGASINSQAIIDQPYQFDFYDGGGVDIAFLGLAQVDKEGNLNVSKFGTRIAGCGGFINITQNAKKVLFCGTFTAGGLKVDVGDGKLTIKQEGRAKKFMNKVEQITFSGEYAKKINQDVTYITERAIFKLKNDGLYLTEIAPGIDLQKDILDLMDFQPKIDTKLKIMDERIFYDKPMGLNK; encoded by the coding sequence ATGAGTAAAGTAAAGGTTTTGACTGGAGAGGAAGCAGTAAAAATAATTAATGATGAAGATGTTTTGGTTACAGGTGGATTTGTAGGAAGCTGTGCACCTGAGACACTTAATAAATCATTAGAAAAAAGATTTCTTGAAACAGGACATCCTAAAAATATAACTTTAGTTCATGCAGCAGGTCAAGGTGATGGAAAAGGAAAAGGATCAGATCACTATGCACATGAAGGAATGCTTAAAAGAGTTATTGCTGGACATTGGAATCTTGCACCTAAACTTGGAAAATTAGCAGTTGAAAATAAAATAGAAGCATATAACTTACCACAAGGAACAATTTCTCAATTATTTAGAGATATCGCAGGCAAAAGAGTTGGAACAATAACTCATGTTGGATTAAATACATTTGTAGATCCAAGAGTTAGTGGTGGGAAATTAAATGAAAAGACAAAAGAAGATATTGTTAAAATAATAAATATAGAAGGAGAAGAGAAACTATTATATAAATCTTTCCCAATAAATGCATGCTTTTTAAGAGGATCTTTTGCAGACTCAGATGGTAATATCTCTTTAGAAAGAGAAATAGCAACACTTGAAGATACATCAATTGCCCAAGCTTGTAAAAATAGTGGTGGAAAAGTAATAGTTCAAGTTGAAAAAATAGTTGAAAGTGGAACTATAGATCCACGTCTTGTAAAAATACCAGGAATATATGTAGATGCGGTGGTTGTTTCAAAACCTGAGGAACATGAACAGTCATTTGGATGCAAGTTTAATGCAGCAGCAACAGGTGAGATAAGAGTACCATTAAATAGTGTAGATAAAGCTCCACTTAATGAAAGAAAAGTAATAGCTAGAAGAGCTGCAATGGAATTAAAATCAGATACTATTGTTAATTTAGGAATAGGTATTCCAGAAGTAATATCATTAGTTGCTAATGAAGAAGGTATTAATGACTATATGACATTAACAGTAGAAGCTGGGCCGATAGGAGGTATTCCACAAGGGGGCACAGCTTTTGGAGCAAGCATAAATTCACAAGCAATCATAGATCAACCTTATCAATTTGATTTCTATGATGGGGGTGGAGTTGATATAGCTTTTTTGGGACTTGCCCAAGTTGATAAAGAAGGAAATTTAAATGTAAGTAAGTTTGGAACTCGTATAGCAGGTTGTGGTGGTTTTATAAATATAACTCAAAATGCTAAAAAAGTATTATTCTGTGGAACATTTACAGCAGGTGGATTAAAGGTAGATGTAGGTGATGGAAAGCTCACAATCAAGCAAGAAGGACGAGCTAAGAAGTTTATGAATAAAGTTGAACAAATAACCTTTAGTGGAGAGTATGCAAAAAAAATTAATCAGGACGTTACTTATATAACTGAAAGAGCTATATTTAAGTTAAAAAATGATGGATTATATCTTACAGAAATAGCACCAGGTATTGATTTACAAAAAGATATATTAGATTTAATGGATTTTCAACCTAAAATAGATACAAAACTTAAAATTATGGATGAAAGAATATTTTATGATAAACCTATGGGATTAAACAAATAA